The Anomaloglossus baeobatrachus isolate aAnoBae1 chromosome 10, aAnoBae1.hap1, whole genome shotgun sequence genome has a segment encoding these proteins:
- the LOC142254362 gene encoding uncharacterized protein LOC142254362, translating to MSDRGSEVYVTRSHVSSSASRKSVSSAAIATARAKAEAAKVRAAFAEQELKLKTEKARLEADLAKLAVDTEAAAAEAEVQALEEAARSDSKSFRLRLGPELSHRDISQRTSDYVLKHTASDDRLHSAPRERLNPAIQPSTFIQQTSHVKHEGNSVHLTPSVSPAPKFVDSYYTANRPKMEDPDGDYHGDNVFDGNNNSLGPHHSNMYQDHPLRNQELPDFLKFFARRELLTKGLLKFNDRPESYRAWRASFRNATAGLDISANEEIDLLVKWLGNESAEHAKRIRDISINHPSKGLCLLWERLDECYGSSERIEESLFKRLEDFPKISNKSFHMLRELSDLLVELQVAKFEGDLPGLASLDAARGIKPIVNKLPYSLQEKWLNRGSDYKQRHNVPFPPFHVFVDFVRQQAKIRNDPSFDLSTADPINPRTGKPAPVRNPRGSPITVHKTNVSATDSSRKTHSTTEPEGSLTIDPDKECPLHKRPHPLQQCRSFRGKSLKDRRIFLRENNICYRCCASTSHLARDCNASITCSECNSQEHSTALHPEPAPQNSTHIDRLTEHGGEETDSTPPEVSPQCTQVCGEGLTNKSCSKICLVTVYPMGYREKAVKLYAILDDQSNRSLASSAFFDIFGIKGLSCSYSLKTCTGVSEESGRRATGYQIESLDGKTSLPLPTLIECNAIPNNREEIPTPEAALHHPHLRNIAHLIPALNSQAKLVLLLGRDIIRVHKVRKQINGPHNSPYAQKLDLGWVVIGDVCLGKVPKPNNIQSLYTNTLESGRPSFFLPCPNKFLVKENLTNSAHLNGGKDRYAMDELCDGDKDHLGCAVFQKTKGDYKLIFLYMITKVAILAELLLTVFRHILSEQEHDLYYGNVTDFFEKFF from the coding sequence atgtcagatagaggatctgaagtttatgtaacacgctcccatgtaagctcgtcagcttcaaggaagtctgtgagcagcgctgcaattgccaccgccagggcgaaggcggaagccgccaaagtgagagctgcctttgctgaacaagagttgaaattaaagacagaaaaagcacgtctagaagccgaccttgcaaaacttgctgtagacacagaagcagcagcagcagaagctgaagtacaggctttagaagaagcagcacgcagcgacagtaaaagtttcaggttaaggctcggacccgaactcagtcatcgggatatctcacaacgcacttcAGACTACGTGCTAAAGCATACCGCATCAGACGACCgtctacattcagctccaagagagagacttaatcctgccattcagccatcaaccttcattcaacaaacatcccatgttaagcatgaaggtaattccgtccacctaacaccatcagtgtcacctgcacccaagtttgtagattcctaTTACACAGCGAACCGTCCCAAAATGGAGGACCCCGATGGTGACTATCATGGCGACAACGTATTTGATggcaacaataactcactgggacctcatcatagcaacatgtatcaggaccaccctctcagaaatcaagagctaccagatttcctcaagttcttcgcacgccgtgagttactcaccaaaggtcttttaaagtttaacgaccgtcctgaaagttacagagcgtggagagcttccttcagaaacgccacggccggcctggacatctctgccaatgaagagatcgatctcttggtcaagtggctaggaaacgaatcagcagaacatgcaaaacgcatcagggatatcagcatcaaccacccgagcaaaggtttgtgcctgttatgggagagacttgatgagtgctatggctcttcagagaggatagaagaatccctcttcaaaaggttggaggactttcccaagatctctaataagagctttcacatgctaagagaattgagcgacctcttggtagaactccaagtcgccaagtttgaaggagacctgccaggcctcgcgtccctagatgcagccagaggtattaaacccatagtgaataagttgccttacagtctgcaagagaaatggttgaaccggggttcagattacaaacaacgtcacaacgtgccgtttcctccattccatgtcttcgtagattttgtgcgccagcaagccaagatcaggaatgatcccagctttgacctttccaccgcagatcccatcaacccacgaacaggtaagcctgctccagtacgcaaccctcgaggctcacctatcactgtacacaaaactaatgtgtctgctacagattcatcacgcaagacccacagtacaacagaacctgaagggtcactaacaattgacccagacaaagagtgccccctacacaaaaggcctcacccactgcaacagtgcaggagttttagaggaaaatctcttaaagaccgtagaatcttcctcagagaaaacaacatatgttacagatgttgtgcatccacatctcacttagctagagactgcaatgccagtatcacttgttcggagtgtaacagtcaagagcacagcacagctctacacccaGAACCAGCCCCACAGAATTCCACGCACATCGACCGacttacagagcacggcggggaggagacagacagtacacctcctgaagtgtcaccccagtgcactcaagtttgtggagaaggtctCACTAACAAATCCTGTtcaaagatctgtctggttacagtttaccctatgggctacagagaaaaagcggttaaactctatgctatactcgacgaccagagtaatagatcactcgccagctcagctttctttgacatctttggaatcaagggacttagctgctcctactcactgaaaacatgtacaggagtgagtgaagaatctggcaggagggcaacaggttatcaaatcgaatccctagatgggaagacatccttaccccttcctacattaatcgagtgcaatgccatcccgaacaatagagaagagatacccactccagaagcggcactacaccatccccatttgagaaacatagcgcatctcattcctgcacttaattctcaagccaagttggtccttttgctggggagagacatcatcagagttcacaaggtgaggaaacagataaacggtcctcataactcgccctacgctcagaagctagatctaggatgggtagttataggggacgtctgcctcGGAAAAGTTCCCAAGCCGAACAACATCCAATCTCTCTACACGAACACATTGGAGAGTGGCCGtccatcctttttcctaccctgccccaacaaattcctagtgaaggagaatctcaccaattcggcacacttaaatggtgggaaagacagatacgccatggatgaattgtgcgacggagacaaagatcatctagggtgcgctgtctttcaaaagaccaaaggagattataaacta